TGGCAAAACAACCGGGATTAGATTTTCAAAGTGCTAAAGGCGGTTTCGGTGAGCTGAAGCGCAGACTGTTGTTTGTAATTGGCGCACTGATTGTATTCCGTATTGGCTCTTTTATTCCGATCCCTGGTATTGATGCCGCTGTACTTGCCAAATTGCTTGATCAACAGCGTGGCACCATCATTGAAATGTTTAACATGTTCTCTGGTGGTGCTCTCAGCCGTGCTTCAATCTTCGCACTGGGTATCATGCCGTATATTTCGGCATCTATTATTGTGCAGCTTCTGACGGTGGTCCATCCGGCCCTGGCAGAACTGAAGAAAGAAGGGGAGTCTGGCCGTCGTAAGATAAGCCAGTACACCCGCTACGGTACTCTGGTGCTGGCAATATTCCAGTCGGTCGGTATTGCGACCGGTCTGCCGAATATGCCTGGTATGCAGGGCCTGGTGTTAAATCCAGGCTTTGCATTCTATTTCACCGCTGTTGTGAGCCTGGTGACCGGGACAATGTTCCTGATGTGGCTGGGTGAACAGATTACTGAACGGGGTATCGGTAACGGTATTTCGATCATTATCTTCGCGGGTATCGTTGCGGGCTTACCGCCGGCCATTGGCCATACCATCGAGCAAGCGCGGCAAGGCGACCTGCACTTCCTTCTGTTGTTGCTGGTTGCAGTATTAGTATTCGCGGTTACCTTCTTCGTGGTGTTTGTAGAGCGTGGTCAACGCCGTATTGTCGTTAACTATGCAAAACGCCAGCAAGGACGTCGCGTTTATGCAGCACAGAGCACACATTTACCGCTGAAAGTGAATATGGCCGGTGTAATCCCTGCTATCTTTGCTTCTAGCATCATTCTGTTCCCGGCGACCATCGCGTCATGGTTCGGGGGCGGGACCGGTTGGAACTGGCTGTCAACAATTTCGCTGTATTTGCAGCCAGGGCAACCGCTTTATGTGTTACTCTATGCGTCT
This Shimwellia blattae DSM 4481 = NBRC 105725 DNA region includes the following protein-coding sequences:
- the secY gene encoding preprotein translocase subunit SecY translates to MAKQPGLDFQSAKGGFGELKRRLLFVIGALIVFRIGSFIPIPGIDAAVLAKLLDQQRGTIIEMFNMFSGGALSRASIFALGIMPYISASIIVQLLTVVHPALAELKKEGESGRRKISQYTRYGTLVLAIFQSVGIATGLPNMPGMQGLVLNPGFAFYFTAVVSLVTGTMFLMWLGEQITERGIGNGISIIIFAGIVAGLPPAIGHTIEQARQGDLHFLLLLLVAVLVFAVTFFVVFVERGQRRIVVNYAKRQQGRRVYAAQSTHLPLKVNMAGVIPAIFASSIILFPATIASWFGGGTGWNWLSTISLYLQPGQPLYVLLYASAIIFFCFFYTALVFNPRETADNLKKSGAFVPGIRPGEQTAKYIDKVMTRLTLIGALYITFICLIPEFMRDAMKVPFYFGGTSLLIVVVVIMDFMAQVQTLMMSSQYESALKKANLKGYGR